A genomic region of Chitinimonas arctica contains the following coding sequences:
- a CDS encoding phage tail tape measure protein — protein MAREIALGLVIGGAVGASLGKAFAETKGKVADLQRRTQDAKLWHKVIGETRQLQQEFNTLHRTGSAAAEGVRRKLDGNIATLRQAGIEVDRLEQHYRRLGRTARGLELQTAGRQRIGAGMEAGKSAMADAGKFALGMAAPVMVSADYRAIVRDIAIKGGIARTAEEEDLSRGIVSASASSGMARNDVAQAVNVMVGGGMTRQQALDFAPDAAKFSVGQASEGTDTAKLIQALAQNAKIGDPEGMRKALNSIAYLGKTGSFESADMARWFPELLAEMQKVGIVGQESVSSLGALLQVQMKTAGSADQAANNLKNWFSKIGSEETKKQYKDAGIDYEAKMREAIGKGWNTVEASFVLARAYVERIDPTKAKQLAEAAKQIAQQDPTKQQAMLQAFAETMKTGDLFADMQVKAALTAYMQNSALYANLKRDSKAASKDIEKDLADRRAGAKQLWSEVGQAWDDAVRRVGDALQPLSDTVGRALRGIGQGIGKVASTVPQATAALAVLGASLIAWKGMKAGAQIGRGAFDLARGGLLAGRGRLPGRLGQLAERAGSAVGAANAQAVYVTNWPAGGLGGGGIDLPNSRRPAGTPPVGRMGRAWQTVRGVGERIVGGGLNLLGKAGRPGLALASMGSVASMAPTLGSIAGSGSAGLIATSGGMVAGAGAAGYGVGTLINKGVGKVTGGGDGWAGGGMFKQLHGEELRQLNAPISLAEVNALRAKQGKPPVTSLSTARPAPAPKPVPTTNQQLTFAPNLAITVQGDVKDPRALAAELMPHLKRLFEDYRAQVARGALHDAAHV, from the coding sequence ATGGCGAGAGAAATCGCGCTCGGCCTGGTCATCGGCGGCGCGGTCGGCGCCTCGTTGGGTAAGGCATTCGCGGAGACCAAGGGCAAGGTCGCGGATCTGCAACGGCGCACCCAGGATGCCAAGCTGTGGCACAAGGTGATCGGCGAAACCCGCCAGCTGCAGCAAGAGTTCAACACCCTGCACCGCACCGGTAGCGCGGCAGCTGAAGGCGTGCGGCGCAAGCTGGACGGCAATATCGCCACTTTGCGCCAGGCCGGCATCGAGGTGGACCGGCTGGAGCAACACTATCGCCGGCTGGGCCGTACGGCACGCGGCTTGGAACTACAGACCGCCGGCCGACAGCGAATCGGCGCAGGCATGGAAGCGGGTAAATCCGCGATGGCCGATGCGGGCAAGTTCGCCCTGGGCATGGCGGCCCCGGTCATGGTCAGTGCCGACTATCGCGCCATCGTTCGCGATATCGCCATCAAGGGCGGTATCGCCCGCACCGCCGAGGAAGAGGATCTGTCGCGCGGCATCGTCAGTGCCTCGGCCTCCAGTGGCATGGCCCGCAACGATGTCGCCCAGGCGGTGAATGTGATGGTGGGTGGCGGGATGACGCGGCAGCAAGCGTTGGATTTCGCCCCGGATGCGGCCAAGTTTTCCGTTGGCCAGGCGTCGGAGGGCACCGACACCGCCAAGCTGATCCAGGCGCTGGCGCAGAATGCCAAGATCGGCGACCCGGAAGGCATGCGCAAAGCGCTAAACAGCATCGCTTACCTGGGCAAGACTGGCTCGTTCGAATCCGCCGACATGGCGCGCTGGTTCCCCGAGCTGCTGGCGGAGATGCAAAAGGTCGGCATCGTCGGCCAGGAATCGGTTTCCAGTTTGGGTGCGCTTTTGCAGGTGCAAATGAAAACTGCCGGCAGCGCCGACCAAGCCGCCAACAATCTGAAGAACTGGTTTTCCAAGATCGGTTCCGAGGAAACGAAGAAGCAGTACAAGGACGCCGGCATCGATTACGAGGCCAAGATGCGCGAGGCCATCGGCAAGGGCTGGAACACCGTCGAAGCCTCGTTTGTCCTGGCCCGCGCCTATGTCGAGCGCATCGATCCGACCAAGGCCAAACAACTGGCCGAGGCGGCCAAGCAGATCGCACAGCAAGACCCCACCAAGCAGCAGGCCATGCTGCAGGCGTTCGCGGAGACCATGAAAACCGGCGATCTGTTCGCCGATATGCAGGTCAAGGCAGCCCTCACGGCGTACATGCAAAACAGCGCGCTCTACGCCAATCTCAAGCGCGACTCGAAGGCGGCCAGCAAGGATATCGAGAAGGATCTCGCAGACCGCCGCGCCGGCGCCAAGCAGCTATGGAGCGAAGTTGGCCAAGCCTGGGACGATGCGGTGCGCCGTGTCGGTGATGCGCTGCAACCACTGTCCGATACGGTGGGTAGGGCCTTGCGCGGGATTGGCCAAGGCATCGGTAAGGTTGCGAGCACTGTGCCACAAGCGACCGCCGCCTTGGCGGTGCTGGGCGCCTCGTTGATTGCCTGGAAGGGCATGAAAGCCGGCGCACAGATTGGCCGCGGTGCCTTCGATCTGGCGCGAGGTGGGCTGCTGGCTGGTCGTGGTCGTCTGCCTGGCCGGCTGGGGCAACTGGCCGAACGGGCTGGTAGCGCAGTCGGTGCTGCCAATGCCCAGGCGGTGTATGTCACCAATTGGCCAGCAGGTGGCTTAGGCGGTGGCGGCATCGATCTGCCCAATAGCCGCAGGCCAGCTGGTACCCCGCCTGTCGGTCGAATGGGGCGTGCCTGGCAAACAGTACGCGGTGTAGGGGAACGGATCGTCGGTGGTGGCCTGAATCTCCTGGGCAAAGCGGGCCGCCCTGGTCTGGCCCTCGCTTCGATGGGCAGCGTCGCCAGCATGGCACCCACCCTGGGTTCTATCGCAGGTAGCGGCTCGGCGGGGTTGATTGCCACCTCCGGCGGCATGGTCGCGGGTGCCGGTGCAGCCGGTTATGGTGTTGGCACGCTAATCAACAAGGGCGTGGGCAAGGTTACCGGCGGCGGCGATGGCTGGGCGGGCGGCGGGATGTTCAAGCAGCTGCACGGCGAGGAACTGCGCCAACTCAATGCGCCGATATCGCTGGCCGAGGTCAATGCCTTGCGCGCCAAGCAGGGCAAGCCACCGGTTACCAGCCTCTCCACGGCGCGGCCTGCACCGGCGCCCAAACCGGTACCGACCACCAACCAGCAACTCACCTTCGCGCCAAACCTCGCAATTACTGTCCAAGGCGACGTCAAAGACCCGCGCGCATTGGCTGCCGAGCTGATGCCCCATCTCAAGCGGCTGTTCGAGGACTACCGTGCCCAGGTCGCACGCGGCGCCTTGCATGATGCTGCACACGTTTAA
- a CDS encoding phage tail protein: MALVQAIGQAATRAAAAAGRVSLVAAKLAQDPGQGAAMLQSVGGQAVADIHAATSGLSQVRGTGQAIADADRSAMGRAYGALGNAVVAIQDKAGRIASAVTQAGSVTKQIAKQLAEAGQALKQANTRAQQQHPLAASPVPTATPSPTTQRATVIAPFTGATGPASHLLILSAPSDTFYFGLRTAAHDSVKRQTAYNVASQDRLTRRPALQAVSQGGETITLSGAIFTAADFGTGAPGIGQLNRLRKIGYALEPVTLTTGFGEVLGRWYLTKIDEEQAGLLANGAPRKQTFTLEFQRYGEDYTNG, translated from the coding sequence ATGGCACTCGTTCAAGCAATCGGCCAGGCCGCAACACGCGCGGCAGCAGCGGCCGGGCGCGTCAGCCTGGTCGCAGCGAAGCTGGCGCAAGATCCTGGGCAGGGTGCGGCGATGCTGCAGTCGGTCGGTGGGCAAGCAGTAGCCGATATCCACGCTGCGACCTCGGGCTTGTCGCAAGTACGTGGTACCGGGCAAGCCATTGCCGACGCGGATCGGTCGGCCATGGGTCGCGCCTATGGCGCCCTGGGCAATGCCGTCGTGGCGATTCAAGACAAAGCCGGCCGTATTGCGTCTGCGGTCACCCAGGCTGGCAGCGTGACGAAGCAGATCGCCAAACAGTTGGCGGAAGCGGGCCAAGCCTTGAAGCAGGCCAACACCCGCGCCCAACAGCAGCATCCCTTGGCCGCCAGCCCGGTACCGACCGCTACACCGTCGCCGACTACGCAGCGCGCCACCGTCATCGCGCCCTTCACCGGCGCCACCGGCCCGGCATCCCACCTGCTGATTCTGAGCGCGCCGAGCGATACCTTCTATTTCGGCTTGCGCACGGCCGCGCACGACAGTGTGAAACGCCAGACCGCCTACAACGTCGCCAGCCAGGACCGGCTGACCCGCCGGCCTGCGTTGCAAGCGGTCAGCCAGGGCGGCGAAACCATCACCTTGTCCGGTGCCATCTTCACCGCCGCCGATTTCGGTACGGGCGCGCCGGGCATCGGCCAACTGAACCGCCTGCGCAAGATCGGCTATGCCCTGGAGCCGGTCACCCTGACCACCGGTTTCGGTGAAGTACTGGGCCGCTGGTATCTGACCAAGATCGACGAAGAGCAGGCCGGCCTGTTGGCGAATGGTGCCCCCCGTAAGCAAACCTTTACCTTGGAGTTCCAGCGCTATGGCGAGGACTATACGAACGGCTGA
- a CDS encoding tail protein X: protein MARTIRTAEGDILDTLCQLIYGYLEGTVETVLAANPGLAAQAQPYPSGLLITFPDLPARRQDAIQLWA, encoded by the coding sequence ATGGCGAGGACTATACGAACGGCTGAGGGCGATATCCTCGATACCCTGTGCCAACTGATCTACGGCTATCTGGAAGGGACGGTGGAAACCGTCCTGGCTGCTAACCCCGGCCTGGCCGCCCAGGCTCAGCCTTATCCGTCCGGCCTGCTGATCACGTTCCCGGATCTGCCTGCCCGCCGGCAGGACGCAATCCAGTTGTGGGCTTAG
- a CDS encoding phage late control D family protein — MKPDFQVLADEHDITALIRDRLIEIRISDKPGLDSDSCEIELDDRDGKLRFPRKGAVLSVSLGWVGEGLNRLGRYRVDEIEVKGPPAAILIRCKAADVSEDSKTHRRNSWEDTSLATIVGDVAGRQGWQPVCAVQAEIVRADQVGESDLHFLTRLARLHNATATVKAGKLLVLPRDSGQQASGGSMAELTISPAQCHSYSLVFPDRPAHAKVRTQWHDPKVGQPVPLILPNPSAPPGATAIHIDRHTYANPHAARDAADSRLGALNRATASGHLVLARGDARICAERKVRLKGFKPQVDGVYLAENVEHAYSHSGWITTVQLNAGNAGKAQVGHASQTDLPIPAPPQ, encoded by the coding sequence ATGAAGCCCGACTTTCAAGTGCTGGCCGACGAGCATGACATTACCGCCCTGATCCGCGACCGATTGATCGAGATCCGCATAAGCGATAAACCTGGCCTGGATTCCGACAGCTGCGAGATCGAATTGGACGACCGCGACGGCAAGCTGCGCTTTCCGCGCAAGGGGGCGGTACTGTCGGTATCGCTGGGCTGGGTGGGTGAAGGCTTGAATCGCCTGGGGCGCTATCGCGTCGATGAGATCGAAGTGAAAGGCCCACCGGCCGCTATCCTGATCCGCTGCAAGGCGGCCGATGTGAGCGAGGACAGCAAGACGCACCGGCGTAACAGCTGGGAAGACACCAGCTTAGCCACCATCGTGGGCGATGTCGCCGGCCGGCAAGGCTGGCAGCCGGTGTGTGCGGTCCAAGCGGAGATTGTGCGGGCCGATCAGGTGGGCGAAAGCGATCTGCACTTTCTCACCCGGCTGGCACGTTTGCACAACGCGACAGCGACGGTGAAGGCCGGCAAGCTGCTGGTCCTGCCGCGTGATAGTGGGCAACAGGCCAGCGGTGGGAGTATGGCCGAGCTGACCATTTCACCGGCGCAATGCCATAGCTACTCGCTGGTATTCCCGGATCGGCCCGCGCACGCCAAGGTCCGGACGCAATGGCACGACCCGAAGGTTGGCCAGCCGGTCCCACTGATCCTGCCCAACCCATCCGCACCGCCTGGCGCGACTGCAATCCACATCGACCGCCATACCTACGCCAATCCGCATGCTGCCCGCGACGCGGCGGATAGCCGGCTGGGTGCCCTCAATCGTGCCACCGCCAGCGGCCATCTGGTCCTGGCGCGCGGCGATGCCCGCATATGTGCGGAGCGTAAAGTGCGTCTAAAGGGCTTTAAACCGCAGGTGGATGGCGTGTATTTGGCCGAAAACGTCGAACACGCCTATTCGCATAGCGGCTGGATCACCACGGTGCAATTAAACGCCGGCAATGCCGGCAAGGCCCAGGTCGGCCACGCCAGCCAAACGGATCTGCCTATCCCCGCTCCACCACAGTAA
- a CDS encoding lysozyme produces the protein MSTRLRILTASTAAVLALATPFLIQWEGKRNRTYLDVAGIPTACMGQTGPRVKVGATYTDATCEAWLREELTETYAAVSRCVPVPKTPNQAAAFTAFAYNVGSAGACQSAAARYARQGDWVSACRAIQVNDAGEPVWSYVTDRKTGKKVFVKGLANRRADERALCEGRGRHAA, from the coding sequence ATGAGTACCCGGCTGCGCATCCTCACCGCCAGCACTGCCGCCGTGTTGGCCCTCGCCACGCCCTTCCTTATCCAGTGGGAAGGCAAGCGCAATCGGACCTATCTCGACGTCGCCGGCATTCCGACAGCCTGTATGGGCCAGACCGGTCCGCGCGTCAAAGTCGGTGCGACTTACACCGATGCCACCTGCGAGGCCTGGCTACGCGAAGAGCTGACCGAGACCTACGCCGCTGTCAGCCGCTGTGTGCCCGTTCCCAAGACGCCTAACCAGGCAGCTGCCTTCACCGCGTTTGCATACAACGTGGGTTCTGCTGGCGCCTGCCAATCCGCTGCCGCCCGCTATGCACGCCAGGGTGACTGGGTTAGTGCTTGCCGCGCGATCCAAGTCAACGATGCGGGCGAGCCGGTGTGGTCGTATGTGACTGACCGCAAGACCGGCAAGAAGGTATTCGTGAAGGGGCTCGCCAATCGCCGTGCTGATGAACGGGCGCTGTGCGAAGGGAGAGGGCGGCATGCTGCTTAG
- a CDS encoding methyl-accepting chemotaxis protein: protein MAMLRSFLDRLMMWQKFIILAVLGVGLALPPIYLYFSHANTVIDISLNEQLGIGPGKTALNLLQQVQQHRGLSAAFLGASQLADKRQAKQEEVEKTLALLETQLKDQSGDLKEQLQKVRADWQGLSGGVATRSIDVPQSYQQHTALCVYLLKVVEQIADQFGLSLDPDADTYYLMRAVYVDLPTLAENLGQLRAKGAGLLATKQIDQNGKAVVYGLLSTARSGTERMENTLKKAVAANGDLQAKIGALVVEGSKNAREAAELARSKVAAVDTLDYPAPDYIAFFTQSIDVEFKLTHAAMQQLDDLIAARISHQRSTRNLLFAAIVSMASLAAVIGWLVAASILRPVRQALAAAQAVAAGDLTHAIETGGKSETGQMLNALALMQQSLQKTITSTRDHANELANAAEALATSSTQVSQASSQQSETTAAMAAVVEQLTVSISQVSDNTDDAGRASVNAGKLSQEGTLVIQQTATDIRDIAQSIRSTAKTISELGEQSKHISGIVAVIREVADQTNLLALNAAIEAARAGEYGRGFAVVADEVRKLAERTSGATKEIAQMIEQIRSHTTESVAGMNITVEKVGSVVASAEQARSAIERITKSAAVVEDAVGVINTALKEQTTASTQIASRVEQVAQMSEENTAAASATAASAQGLTVLATAMREEVKHFNV from the coding sequence ATGGCAATGCTGAGATCATTTCTTGACAGGCTGATGATGTGGCAGAAATTTATCATCCTGGCGGTACTCGGAGTCGGCTTGGCGCTCCCGCCAATCTATCTGTATTTCAGCCACGCAAACACGGTTATCGACATCTCTTTGAACGAACAACTCGGCATTGGTCCGGGGAAAACCGCGCTCAATCTATTGCAACAGGTTCAACAGCATCGTGGACTCTCGGCGGCATTTCTTGGCGCTAGCCAACTTGCCGATAAGCGACAAGCGAAGCAGGAGGAAGTCGAGAAAACGCTCGCCCTGCTGGAAACCCAGCTGAAAGACCAATCCGGTGACCTCAAGGAGCAGTTGCAAAAGGTGCGGGCCGATTGGCAAGGATTGAGCGGCGGCGTGGCGACGCGCAGCATTGACGTGCCGCAAAGTTATCAGCAACACACCGCGCTTTGTGTCTACCTGCTCAAGGTCGTCGAACAGATCGCGGATCAATTCGGCCTTTCCTTGGACCCGGACGCCGACACCTATTATTTGATGCGCGCGGTTTATGTAGACCTTCCTACGCTCGCGGAGAACTTGGGCCAGTTGCGCGCAAAGGGAGCAGGCCTGCTTGCCACCAAGCAGATCGATCAGAATGGCAAAGCCGTCGTGTATGGCCTGCTGTCAACGGCCCGCTCAGGCACGGAACGGATGGAGAATACGCTGAAGAAGGCCGTTGCCGCGAACGGTGACCTTCAAGCGAAAATCGGCGCCTTGGTGGTCGAGGGAAGTAAAAATGCCCGAGAGGCCGCTGAACTCGCTCGGAGTAAGGTTGCCGCTGTCGATACGCTTGACTATCCCGCGCCCGACTACATCGCGTTCTTTACCCAGTCCATCGACGTTGAGTTCAAGCTTACGCATGCCGCCATGCAACAACTCGACGATCTGATCGCGGCGAGGATCAGCCATCAGCGCAGTACACGCAATCTACTGTTCGCAGCGATTGTCTCAATGGCAAGCCTTGCCGCCGTCATCGGCTGGCTGGTCGCGGCGAGCATCTTGCGGCCCGTTCGCCAAGCGCTCGCCGCAGCACAAGCCGTGGCTGCCGGTGATCTTACTCATGCCATCGAAACCGGGGGCAAAAGCGAAACGGGCCAGATGCTGAACGCTTTGGCCTTGATGCAGCAATCCTTGCAGAAGACGATCACCAGTACCCGCGACCATGCAAATGAGTTGGCGAATGCCGCTGAAGCACTGGCGACCAGTTCCACGCAGGTATCCCAAGCCTCCAGCCAACAAAGTGAAACGACTGCGGCCATGGCAGCTGTTGTAGAGCAATTGACGGTCAGCATCAGCCAGGTCAGCGACAACACCGACGATGCGGGGCGAGCTTCTGTGAACGCAGGGAAATTGTCGCAGGAAGGCACGCTGGTTATCCAACAGACGGCAACCGATATCCGCGATATTGCGCAGAGCATCCGCTCGACGGCGAAGACGATCAGCGAACTAGGAGAGCAATCCAAGCATATCAGCGGCATCGTTGCCGTGATCCGCGAAGTGGCGGACCAAACCAATCTATTGGCGTTGAATGCAGCCATCGAAGCCGCCCGTGCAGGGGAATATGGCCGTGGCTTCGCCGTTGTGGCCGATGAGGTACGCAAATTGGCCGAGCGCACCAGCGGGGCCACCAAGGAAATTGCGCAAATGATAGAGCAGATCAGATCTCATACCACCGAGTCGGTGGCGGGGATGAATATTACCGTGGAGAAAGTAGGCAGCGTGGTGGCGTCTGCGGAACAGGCGCGCAGTGCGATAGAGCGAATCACGAAGAGCGCAGCGGTCGTCGAGGATGCCGTCGGCGTGATTAACACAGCGTTGAAAGAGCAAACGACGGCAAGCACCCAAATTGCCTCCCGCGTGGAGCAAGTGGCGCAGATGTCAGAAGAAAATACTGCAGCTGCTTCCGCAACTGCCGCCTCGGCACAGGGATTGACCGTGCTGGCGACCGCGATGCGAGAGGAAGTGAAGCACTTCAACGTGTAA